A single window of Oncorhynchus clarkii lewisi isolate Uvic-CL-2024 chromosome 10, UVic_Ocla_1.0, whole genome shotgun sequence DNA harbors:
- the LOC139419581 gene encoding leucine-rich repeat transmembrane protein FLRT1-like: MAPEGVAELRDWLFLLMLCLTLLAEVLEVAAATGYDEEEDLVCPSVCRCDEDFIYCNDRGLSSIPPLPPSATVLYLQNNHIDNAGLPTSLERHLTVRVVYLYDNELDDFPMHLPPSLRELHLQDNNIRTLPRSTLARMPLLEKLHLDDNSVSTVSIEDKAFVDNPRLRLLFLSRNHLSSIPSGLPASLEELRLDDNRISTIPTHAFRGLSSLRRLVLDGNLLANQRIADDTFSRLSNLTELSLVRNSLLTPPLNLPSAHLQRLSLQDNALIHMPRGSLDGMRRLQRLDLSGNNLTTLPRGLFKDLDSLGQLLVRGNPWHCGCNLRWLHDWLHARGNSITVRGLTCQAPEKVRDMTLKDLTSQMEECEVTGVVSAGAGAGATGSGTRDRVGGVGGVAASSTTLSPPQGSLFTLRSKRPGLGLPDSGLDYTLGSSGVGKSLALNVKPLAHDSIRVTWSVAQPTSSFRLSWLRLGTSAAMGSITETLVRGDRREYLLTSLQPRSSYIICMVPLAASSGGKGAMAGGDSDSDEAPVCAKAETSDPSQPDVGQEDNQDSEHMATLPLAGIIGGATVIVSLALIFAIFCWYGHRAGRLSSRDQYSRGSSRKSKHYDDYIESGTKKDTTILEIRGPGFQMTPMVTHQPPKPLREDYIIHTIFPSNGTGLYKGAHQVSNAGYGTNRGYRERGIPDIDYCYT, encoded by the coding sequence ATGGCGCCGGAGGGAGTGGCCGAGCTGCGCGATTGGCTGTTCCTGCTGATGCTCTGCCTGACTCTGTTGGCCGAGGTGCTGGAGGTTGCTGCAGCCACAGGGTACGATGAGGAGGAAGACTTGGTGTGCCCCTCAGTGTGCCGATGTGATGAGGACTTCATCTACTGCAACGACCGTGGCCTGAGCTCTAtcccccctctgcccccctctgCCACTGTGCTCTACCTTCAGAACAACCACATAGACAACGCCGGGCTCCCCACCTCCCTGGAGCGACACCTAACGGTCCGAGTGGTCTACCTGTACGATAACGAGCTGGATGACTTCCCCATGCACCTGCCCCCTTCCCTCCGGGAGCTGCACCTGCAGGACAACAACATCCGTACCCTTCCCCGCTCCACCCTGGCCCGCATGCCTCTACTGGAGAAGCTGCACCTGGACGACAACTCTGTCTCCACCGTCAGCATCGAAGACAAGGCCTTCGTTGACAACCCGCGGCTGCGTCTGCTCTTCCTGTCTCGTAACCACCTGTCCAGCATCCCCTCTGGGCTCCCGGCCTCTCTGGAGGAGCTGAGGCTGGACGACAACCGCATCTCCACCATCCCCACCCACGCCTTCCGCGGCCTCTCCTCCCTGCGACGCCTCGTCCTGGACGGAAACCTCCTGGCCAATCAGCGCATCGCAGACGACACCTTCTCCCGCCTCTCCAACCTGACGGAGCTTTCGCTGGTGCGTAACTCCCTCCTGACACCGCCACTCAACCTGCCCAGCGCCCACTTGCAACGTCTCTCCCTGCAGGACAATGCTCTGATCCACATGCCCCGTGGCTCCTTGGACGGCATGAGGAGGCTCCAAAGACTAGACCTGTCTGGCAACAACCTGACAACCCTGCCCCGGGGCCTGTTCAAAGACCTGGACAGCCTGGGACAACTGCTGGTGCGGGGGAATCCCTGGCACTGTGGCTGTAACCTGCGCTGGCTACATGACTGGCTGCACGCTAGGGGTAACTCCATCACGGTGAGGGGCCTCACCTGCCAGGCGCCCGAAAAGGTTAGAGACATGACCCTCAAGGACCTGACCAGCCAGATGGAGGAGTGCGAAGTCACAGGGGTAGTGTCTGCCGGGGCCGGGGCTGGAGCCACAGGCAGTGGGACCAGAGACAGAGTGGGTGGAGTAGGAGGAGTTGCCGCTAGCTCCACCACCCTTTCCCCTCCACAGGGCTCCCTCTTCACCCTGCGCTCCAAGCGGCCCGGCCTGGGGCTACCAGACTCTGGTCTAGACTACACCCTGGGTAGCAGTGGAGTGGGTAAGAGCCTGGCCCTGAATGTCAAGCCCCTGGCCCACGACAGCATTCGTGTCACCTGGAGCGTGGCCCAGCCCACCTCCTCCTTCAGACTCAGCTGGCTGCGGCTGGGCACCAGTGCTGCCATGGGCTCCATCACAGAGACCCTGGTGAGAGGAGACCGCAGAGAGTACCTGCTCACCTCCCTGCAACCCCGCTCCAGCTACATCATCTGCATGGTGCCCCTGGCGGCCAGCTCCGGGGGTAAAGGAGCCATGGCAGGCGGAGACTCTGACTCAGATGAAGCTCCAGTGTGCGCTAAAGCTGAGACGTCAGACCCCAGTCAACCAGATGTGGGCCAGGAGGACAACCAGGACTCGGAACACATGGCTACTCTGCCTCTGGCTGGGATCATTGGAGGAGCTACTGTCATCGTTTCTCTGGCCCTCATATTCGCCATCTTCTGCTGGTACGGGCATCGGGCCGGACGCCTGTCTTCTCGTGATCAATACAGCCGTGGCAGCTCCAGGAAGAGCAAGCACTACGATGACTACATTGAGTCAGGCACAAAGAAGGACACCACCATCCTGGAGATCCGAGGCCCAGGGTTCCAGATGACGCCCATGGTTACCCACCAGCCGCCCAAGCCCCTCCGGGAGGATTACATCATCCACACTATATTCCCCTCCAATGGCACCGGCCTCTACAAAGGTGCCCACCAAGTGTCCAATGCAGGGTATGGCACCAACCGTGGATATAGAGAAAGAGGGATCCCAGATATAGACTACTGTTACACGTGA